Sequence from the Solea senegalensis isolate Sse05_10M linkage group LG1, IFAPA_SoseM_1, whole genome shotgun sequence genome:
ACATGTGAGCCCTGATGGAGACAAATGTGTTGGCTTTTAGATGTCCATCCATTCATAAAgattttattcctttttcttCGCTGCCACTTATACTTTATGGACTTCCTCTTGAACGCTAAAGACTCAGTCATTATTGGGATTTTTGAATATgcttaaatgtacatttcagCTTTGCAAGTTAGGATAAAAGATGTGTGATGACAGGTCTATTTAACCTTTTCCAGTCTAAAAAATACGTCTCATGtctgtactgtacatatgaaCCCAAACACTGAACGCAGCAGTGCTATGTTATGGCTAATAATGAGCTTTTGCCTAACAGACATGAGAGATCTACATGACAACAATCTCAGCAGGGAAGGAAAAACATATTCCCCAAATCCACAAACAATCCCCATAACTAATAGTCCCAGGTTTGCAAACTGATTGTTGATCTTTCAGGTATCGCGCCGTGGCCTCGTGGAGCCGCATCAAAGGGATTGGAGTTCCGAAGTGGATGGCGATTGAGATCACACTCATCTGGATATTATCCATCGTCCTGGCTGTGCCAGAGGCAATAGCCTTTGATATGATCACCATGGACTACAAAGGAGAACACTTGAGGATCTGCTTGCTCCACCCCATGCAGAAGAGCGACTTTATGAAGGTGGGGATGAAACACGGACCCTCAGAGGCCCATCACTGTGGAGGGAAAACAGTGCACGTTGACACAGCTGTGCATGCTGAAAAAGTGCATGCACATACAGAGAGCgactcacactgacacatacaGGCTGCATACTTTACACCAAAACCACCTGCACAGATCGGGGTTAAATCAGGATTGAGGAAAATAAtgccaaaaaaatcaaataaaaatagaaataaaacactttatcaCTATATGTCTAACAGAACATACTGCAGCACTTTCAATTCCACTGAGGTACACTGATAAATGTGCTTCTGGATTCTGGAGTGAGACACACCCTTGAGTTTAACACGCTGGTCCATGTCACACAGCCAACATTTTACATAAGACCTACGTACAGATGCTATAGTGCATAACCCAGTGCTGTACTCACTCTCTCTGTAGTTTTACAAGTCAGCAAAGGACTGGTGGCTGTTCAGTGCATATTTCTGCTTACCATTGGTCTGCACTGCTATTTTCTACACCCTGATGACCTGTGAGATGCTGAGGAAGAAGAACGGAGTCCAGATCGCTCTTAGTGATCACCTCAAACAGGTtaattattatgttatgtttattatttatttttctttctttttttttatcccagtTCTTCATTGCTGACTAAATACACAGATCGAGCAATAAATCTGAGTTCTCTGCCATTTAAGAGATTTTGTGGCCAGAATATCactgttcgtgtgtgtgtgtgtgttcagcggAGGGAGGTGGCTAAGACTGTGTTCTGCCTGGTCCTGGTCTTTGCTCTCTGCTGGCTGCCGCTCCACCTTAGCCGCATTCTGAAGCTGACCATCTATGATGAGAAAGATCCAAACCGCTGCGAGCTGCTCAGGTATGGACGGAAACGCATTTCCCATAGGAGACAGTGAAGGAAATATCGATGACTGGTGTGTCTCTGTCCACCTTTTAGTTTCTTCTTGGTATTGGACTACATCGGGATCAACATGGCATCAGTGAACTCCTGCATCAACCCCATCGCCCTCTACATGGTCAGCAAGCGCTTCAAGAGCTGCTTCAGGGTAcggaaagtgacatttttaaaggtccagtgtgtaacattttagaGCGTTTATTGGTAAATTGAAAATTTGCATATTCTATTTATATCACTTTCAGCAAGGGGCTTGCGTTACATAGGCCGCCATTTTGTTTCTATAGCAGCCAGGCGTGCATTTCTggttttgaagtggaagcttacaacgcaaaaagaaaaattgtggttttgtcagagagagagagagagagagggacagtaGTACAGAGTGTTTATATCCTTTCTTGGTCTgtaaggccaccgtagtttacGTGCTTTGGGGAGAAGTGAGTGAAAGAGTCCTcggtttgttgcaatctgcagttttACCATTGTCAATGTTAAGATCATAAATATCAAACAGGCATTTCCACATGtgtgaaagtacaatatagaaagatatAAACAATACgactataaaaagttaaaatagaatgtacattacAGACGGTTACCAGAATATATACACAAtaggcttgatatttacagcatAAACTGGGGTTGAACATGAGATATTGTATATGTgaagtatattatatatatatgtgttgcACGTGGGATGAGTAACCTGTAACGTTtggtctactgagagcagtgcTTGGATGAAACAGCAAGCCGGTGAATGTCACTGAAAAGCAACATTCTGTGCTTTCATGAGGGACTATGTGCCAATTCCTTGGctcttgcttttcttttcaCCCCGGCCTGCTCCTCACAgttttcccacttttttctAGTCCTGTCTTTGCTGCTGGTGCCTCCCGCCTGAGATGCTAATGGATGAGAAACAGTCGTGCATGAAGCTGAAAGTCACCGAACGAGCCTCTGAACAGAGTAATTCGCGCATGACCAACAAATCCACCACAGCCTGAGAAGACTGAAGCCCGGAAGTGAGAAAAgaggacgacaacaacaacaacaacaacatcatcgaGATTGTAGTGAATGTGGGTGATGCTTGCTTCATCTTCAACATCAAATGACGTCTCCTTGAACTCCAAAGAGACATTCTTTTGGAAATCAGCCCCAATTTTAGCCTTAAACTCTGAACACATTTGATGATGGAGCACAGAAGACAGATGCATCGGTGCTGTTTTCTTGGATATCAAGAATAGTGCTAAGGTAACACCAGatgttgagaaaataaaataggaGGTCAAAGGTGAGTGAGGAAAGACAGATCCTCAGACTCACGGCCTGGTAAGTGAATATTACTCTGAAGTTCAGCGTTGCATGgactgtgtttgagtgtgaTACTGCCTTATGTATTTCTCCcacactctgcagcagctcagaaaaaaagcataaaatcaatgtataatattgttttgtttgtatgttttgttttcatcgtTGTATA
This genomic interval carries:
- the ednrba gene encoding endothelin receptor Ba → MKAIFLTKSRMKTHLLRWEFLFLTAHILVASGQLEPKNQVPQEPLIVTQRLGLVERDVQGPVRPNITMPRRRLPPMCSGPTEIRDTFKYINTVVSCLVFVVGIIGNSTLLRIIYKNKCMRNGPNILIASLALGDLLHIIIGIPINVYKLLAEDWPFGVTLCKMVPFVQKASVGITVLSLCALSIDRYRAVASWSRIKGIGVPKWMAIEITLIWILSIVLAVPEAIAFDMITMDYKGEHLRICLLHPMQKSDFMKFYKSAKDWWLFSAYFCLPLVCTAIFYTLMTCEMLRKKNGVQIALSDHLKQRREVAKTVFCLVLVFALCWLPLHLSRILKLTIYDEKDPNRCELLSFFLVLDYIGINMASVNSCINPIALYMVSKRFKSCFRSCLCCWCLPPEMLMDEKQSCMKLKVTERASEQSNSRMTNKSTTA